CGCTGGCTGTGCAGCTGTACCTGATCATGTATCTACTCATGTTCGCTGCGGCCATACGCCTGCGTTACACAAGGGCGGATGTTAAACGGGGATACACAATTCCCGGCGGTAAAATCGGCATATGGTGCGTATCAGGTCTTGCCATAACAACCTGCATCTTTGTTTTTGCTTTCGGTTTCATCCCGCCAAAGGCTGTTCTGGATGAAGGTTTCGCAGCCTCTGCGGGCTATATTGGTTTTCTTATCGTGGGGATTTCTGTCTTCACCTACGTCCCTATCTACTTCTACAACAAAGCAGTAAAAAAACGCTGAATAAAATAATAACCAGTGAGGAAGATAAGACATGTCAGCTGATCACAAAAAAATGGGTGTAGTCGCCTGTACTGCAGTTGTTGCCGGAAACATGATGGGGTCCGGCATTGCGCTTCTGCCTTCCAATCTTGCGTCCATCGGCAGCATTTCCATTATCGGCTGGGGAGTGGCCCTGATTGGGGCTCTCGCGCTCGCTTATGTTTATTCGAGATTGGGCATGGAAGACCCACAGGAAGGCGGACCTATCGCTTATTCCGGCGAAGTAGCCCCTATTCTGGGATACCAGTCCGGTCTGCTTTACTATCACGCGAACTGGATCGGAAACCTTGCCATTGCCATCACCGGGGTTGACTACCTTTCAGTTTTCTTCCCATCCCTTCAGGACCCGATAGCTTCCGGTATAACATCTTTGACGCTGATCTGGATATTCACCGGAATAAACATACTCGGCGCTGACTGGATCGGCCGTCTTGTTTCAGTCGGAGTAATCCTGCTTCTTATTCCGGTTGTGATTACCGGAACGGCTGGCTGGATGTTCTTCGACTCCACCCAGTTCCACGCTAACTGGCTTATAAAAGGACATACACCGGATTCTGCGGTGCTGGCTGCTATCATTCTGTGCATATGGAGCTTCATCGGCATTGAGAGTGCGGCGGTTAACACGGCGGTGGTTAAAAACCCTAAGCGAACCATCCCGCTTTCCACCATGATCGGAACCGCACTGGCCGGACTGGTTTACATCCTTTCCTGCACAGCCATATCCGGAATGTTCCCGGCGGAAAAAATGGCTGCTTCCGGTGCACCTTTTTCGCTGGCAATGGGACATATATGCGCATCTTTACCTTTCGCCCATGCGATTCCTAAAATTGTATCTGCTGTAACAGCCTTTGCTTGTCTGGCGTCACTGGGGTCATGGATGATGCTGGTTTCCCAGGCCGGGGCAAGAGCCTCGAGTGATGGAACCCTGCCGGAAATTTTCGGACGCAAAAACAACCACGGAACGCCTGTCATGGGACTGGTTCTGTCTTCAGTCATGATGAGCATACTGCTTGTCGTGCTTATGCTGATTTCGAAAGGCGGTGACACGCAATCCCTGTTCGGAAATATAGCTTCAATAGCCGTACTCCTCACACTGCCGCCTTATTTCTATTCGGCCCTCAACCTGCTTCGCCGTTACGGATTCCATGCAAAAAAAGCATGGTTGCAAATCATGTCATCTCTTCTGGCCTGCGCGTTCTGTCTAGTCGCCCTTTCCGGTGCGGCGCAAGACGCCCTTATCGGCTGTATGATTGTTATGCTGTGTACCTTCATCTTCTATGTGGGCAAGGACCGTTCAGAATTCGAGAATAAAGTCAGGGAGACCGCGAGTCAGTCATCAGAAAACGCCTAGAGGACTTAAACCCGACTCATACCATATTGATAATCCCGGACTATTGATAATAGCCGGGATTATTTATTTAGACCTATCTGCAGAAATCTTTTTTACCACTTGAAGGAAGAACTTCTTATGACTACAGTAGTCAAATAAACCTTACTACTTTCTAAGGAGTTGAAATGCTATTTCACAGCCAAATGCGTAGATTTATCTACTTCATCATTTTCATATCACTGTTTTCAACCCTGCTGGCAAGCAACCCGGCGAATGCAGCCGGGGCAGACAGCCATAAAAATATTTCAATTGCGGTGATACCTGAACGGGGTGATCTTGATTTCTGGGATCTGTTGAAGAAAGGGGTAAGTAAGGCAGCCACCGATGACGGAAAAATCAAAATTTTCTGGATCGAACCTGCCGGATATGGAAGTTTCAAGGAACAAAGA
Above is a genomic segment from Maridesulfovibrio sp. containing:
- a CDS encoding amino acid permease; the encoded protein is MSADHKKMGVVACTAVVAGNMMGSGIALLPSNLASIGSISIIGWGVALIGALALAYVYSRLGMEDPQEGGPIAYSGEVAPILGYQSGLLYYHANWIGNLAIAITGVDYLSVFFPSLQDPIASGITSLTLIWIFTGINILGADWIGRLVSVGVILLLIPVVITGTAGWMFFDSTQFHANWLIKGHTPDSAVLAAIILCIWSFIGIESAAVNTAVVKNPKRTIPLSTMIGTALAGLVYILSCTAISGMFPAEKMAASGAPFSLAMGHICASLPFAHAIPKIVSAVTAFACLASLGSWMMLVSQAGARASSDGTLPEIFGRKNNHGTPVMGLVLSSVMMSILLVVLMLISKGGDTQSLFGNIASIAVLLTLPPYFYSALNLLRRYGFHAKKAWLQIMSSLLACAFCLVALSGAAQDALIGCMIVMLCTFIFYVGKDRSEFENKVRETASQSSENA